The following proteins are co-located in the Leptospira weilii genome:
- the rplS gene encoding 50S ribosomal protein L19 yields the protein MNQLLRKVLTSDAERKQNFAVGDTVKVHYKIVESGKERVQIYEGVVISIANEANGRTFTVRRVSYDIGVERIFPLFSPRIAKIELVRKGKVRRAKLYYLRNLSGKAARIKELKGGKALVSEDRKRQQENSATETTAKSKAE from the coding sequence ATGAATCAACTTTTAAGAAAAGTATTAACTTCGGACGCCGAAAGAAAGCAAAATTTCGCTGTAGGAGATACTGTTAAAGTACATTATAAAATTGTTGAGTCCGGAAAGGAAAGAGTTCAGATTTACGAGGGCGTCGTAATTTCCATCGCAAACGAAGCAAACGGAAGAACTTTCACGGTTCGTAGAGTTTCCTACGATATCGGAGTAGAAAGAATTTTTCCTTTGTTTTCTCCAAGAATCGCCAAGATAGAACTTGTTCGTAAAGGGAAAGTAAGAAGAGCAAAACTCTACTACTTGAGAAACTTATCCGGAAAAGCGGCTCGTATCAAAGAACTCAAGGGTGGTAAAGCCCTTGTAAGTGAAGATAGAAAAAGACAACAAGAAAACTCCGCTACCGAGACTACTGCAAAATCAAAAGCAGAATAA
- a CDS encoding PASTA domain-containing protein has product MNQEQIKEKYLPIGGYILFLAVGLLLFFSAAFLIVFIRTKNTAKIIVPDLIGKSYPEVHNELGRLQLKVRLENKRYPDKTDGIILYQSIRPGREIEAGSKIVLTVNTGLDRLIVPDVRGQSIDSAKANLQKVLSGETYVEMQIGGITYIEPQADQLPNTIIDQIPEPGKNTSAREKVFLLVTKAPSKAKEEFSPVSFQGASFPLVQKSLTRSGIKSRVEEIVKTRVRSENGLVQSARLEEDEVRFKVYYFEPELAIESGYEMFSYKVGDDGDYKAILKVPNQEEPDVLTLPIALKDGEKFQTVFYRKGNIKLTLLDASDAKVKSKSYESEL; this is encoded by the coding sequence GTGAATCAGGAACAAATCAAAGAAAAGTATCTTCCGATCGGAGGTTACATCTTATTTTTAGCGGTCGGTCTCCTTTTATTTTTTAGTGCGGCTTTCCTAATCGTATTTATAAGAACTAAAAATACGGCCAAAATAATCGTTCCGGATCTGATCGGAAAATCCTATCCCGAAGTTCACAACGAATTAGGTCGTCTTCAATTGAAAGTACGTCTGGAAAACAAACGTTATCCGGATAAGACAGACGGAATCATTCTTTATCAATCCATTCGTCCCGGAAGAGAAATAGAAGCGGGCAGCAAGATCGTTCTAACCGTAAACACGGGACTGGATCGTTTGATCGTTCCCGACGTAAGAGGCCAGTCCATTGATTCCGCAAAAGCAAATCTTCAGAAAGTTCTTTCCGGAGAAACGTACGTCGAAATGCAAATCGGCGGAATTACTTATATCGAACCGCAAGCGGATCAACTTCCGAATACGATCATCGACCAAATTCCGGAACCGGGAAAAAATACTTCCGCAAGAGAAAAAGTGTTCTTACTCGTAACCAAGGCTCCATCCAAGGCTAAGGAAGAGTTTTCACCTGTCTCTTTCCAAGGTGCGTCTTTTCCACTCGTTCAAAAGAGTCTAACTCGTTCGGGAATCAAAAGCAGAGTGGAAGAAATCGTAAAAACCCGAGTTCGTTCGGAAAATGGACTTGTTCAATCGGCAAGATTAGAAGAGGACGAGGTTCGTTTTAAGGTTTATTATTTCGAACCCGAACTTGCAATTGAAAGCGGTTACGAAATGTTTTCTTACAAAGTCGGAGATGACGGAGACTACAAAGCGATTCTCAAGGTTCCCAATCAGGAAGAACCAGATGTATTGACTCTTCCGATCGCTCTCAAGGACGGCGAAAAATTTCAGACCGTATTTTATCGGAAAGGAAACATAAAGCTGACTCTCTTGGATGCGTCCGATGCAAAAGTAAAATCCAAATCCTACGAGAGCGAGCTTTGA
- a CDS encoding LIC_11548 family sensor histidine kinase has translation MNDETRYYLRDLLVLGLNILLSVILAETFQFSDQNAVSDDIGFLDRIVVYIFFFIPLFSLSLLISYFYRNKRNLETGRLKSSIRYRLTLSFIFVALLPLLPILFLSSNVTGKLYERFYGIDIEEALLSGETLILNEEKPQKKLLVEKTRLLESFLRIQPLNLESLVAVASKLNLIQSDEFYVGIYENEKPILENRALKYKPLEKNFKSFSKNSSWREFSSYRPDYCMYFIRVPFPAGNYNLQTGIRIHKEKERSVYSVISTRRNYDRADLTKEKLPYRIRLTFSIITVSIFLLAIYFSLLFARKISRPIIELANATQKISMGDTDINLEIREAGEIGALIDSFNQMVKDLKSKDEELMQSQRIAAWKEVAQRMAHEIKNPLTPIQLSAERIRRKMRSENKEQFREIVSTGTDTIIKQVRVLEHLVNEFSDFARMPTPKLINQNLEPIILEAVKLFEHTPQIKITTSISKGFPQLFLDQKIVLRVLTNLIKNSMEAIERKREKEKLSNYMGSILISASTTRKIMRRVAVISVEDNGIGISAELKQKVFEPYYSTKNSNTSGIGLAIVQKSVIDHNGHISVDSSRMGGCRFQIELPVS, from the coding sequence ATGAACGATGAAACCAGATATTATCTACGGGATTTGCTCGTCTTAGGTTTGAACATTTTGCTTTCCGTAATTCTCGCCGAAACGTTTCAGTTTTCGGATCAAAACGCCGTATCGGACGATATAGGGTTTTTAGACAGAATCGTGGTTTATATCTTCTTTTTCATTCCGCTTTTTTCTCTTTCACTTCTTATCTCCTATTTTTATAGGAACAAACGTAATTTAGAGACGGGAAGACTTAAAAGCTCCATAAGATATCGTCTAACGTTATCGTTTATCTTTGTCGCACTTCTTCCTTTGTTGCCGATCTTATTTCTTTCCTCCAACGTCACCGGAAAACTCTACGAAAGATTCTACGGAATCGATATAGAAGAAGCGCTTTTGTCCGGTGAAACTTTGATTTTAAACGAAGAAAAACCACAAAAAAAATTGCTCGTTGAAAAAACGCGCCTTTTGGAAAGTTTTCTGAGAATACAACCCCTCAACTTGGAATCCTTGGTTGCAGTAGCTTCTAAACTCAATCTGATTCAAAGTGACGAATTCTACGTGGGCATTTACGAGAACGAAAAACCGATTTTAGAAAATCGTGCTTTGAAATACAAGCCCTTGGAAAAAAATTTCAAGTCTTTCTCGAAAAATTCGAGTTGGAGGGAATTTTCAAGTTATCGCCCGGATTATTGTATGTATTTCATCCGAGTTCCGTTTCCCGCCGGAAATTACAACCTTCAAACAGGAATTAGAATTCACAAAGAAAAGGAAAGGAGCGTATACTCTGTGATTTCCACCAGAAGGAATTACGACCGCGCGGATCTAACCAAGGAGAAACTTCCATATCGAATTCGTCTAACGTTCAGCATTATCACGGTTTCTATTTTTCTACTTGCGATTTATTTTTCTCTTCTTTTCGCCAGAAAAATTTCCAGACCGATTATAGAGCTGGCAAATGCGACTCAAAAAATTTCCATGGGAGATACGGATATCAACCTCGAAATCCGAGAAGCTGGGGAGATCGGCGCTCTCATCGACTCTTTTAATCAGATGGTAAAGGATCTGAAATCGAAAGACGAGGAGCTTATGCAAAGTCAGAGAATCGCGGCATGGAAAGAAGTCGCGCAGAGAATGGCGCACGAAATCAAGAATCCTCTGACTCCGATTCAACTTTCCGCGGAGAGAATTCGTAGAAAGATGAGATCGGAAAATAAGGAACAATTTCGCGAAATCGTTTCAACCGGGACCGATACGATCATCAAACAAGTTCGCGTATTGGAACATCTCGTGAACGAATTTTCCGATTTTGCCCGGATGCCCACTCCGAAGCTAATCAATCAGAATCTGGAACCGATCATTCTCGAAGCTGTAAAACTTTTTGAACATACCCCGCAAATCAAAATCACAACGAGTATTTCAAAGGGTTTTCCTCAATTATTTTTGGATCAAAAAATCGTTCTGAGGGTTCTCACAAACCTTATTAAAAATTCCATGGAAGCCATCGAAAGAAAACGGGAGAAAGAAAAATTATCCAATTATATGGGTTCGATTTTGATTTCCGCTTCGACGACCAGAAAGATCATGAGAAGAGTTGCGGTGATTTCAGTCGAAGACAACGGAATCGGAATTTCGGCGGAATTGAAACAAAAAGTTTTTGAACCGTATTACTCCACAAAAAATAGCAATACTTCCGGAATCGGTTTAGCGATCGTTCAAAAAAGTGTGATTGACCACAATGGTCATATTTCTGTAGATTCTTCTCGTATGGGTGGATGTCGTTTTCAAATCGAACTTCCCGTATCGTAA
- a CDS encoding sigma-54-dependent transcriptional regulator has protein sequence MKIFIVDDEPEIRKSLKEILEDENFEVETFSTGKTLLKQLKNERPSLILLDVWLGKEDGIVILDECKKLYPTLPVLMISGHGTIEIAVSATKKGAVDFLEKPLSIEKVLQAIENVIKPEGKYSSIKLEYDEILGNSPAIQKVKFAIAQAASTNARVFIYGENGTGKELVARTIFKNSKRKDLPFVEMNCAAIPEELIESELFGFTKGAFTGATDSRIGKFEAANGGTLFLDEICDMSLSTQAKVLRILQEQRFEKLGSTETITVDVRIIAATNIPVEEAIREGKFREDLYYRLNVIPITIPPLRERTSDIPLLVDYYISKTLEENNLSPKKIESEAISILQNHFWPGNIRELKNVMERLCIMTVGSTITANDTRDALKGFKTANEMVELGDFRKAKEEFERQYIIKTLQTNEGNVTRTSRVLGIERSHLYRKMKSLNISSDQYTDG, from the coding sequence ATGAAAATTTTTATCGTCGACGACGAACCCGAAATTAGAAAATCCCTGAAGGAAATCTTAGAAGACGAAAATTTCGAAGTGGAAACTTTTTCCACAGGCAAAACTTTACTGAAACAACTCAAAAATGAAAGGCCTTCTTTGATTCTTTTGGATGTCTGGTTAGGCAAGGAAGATGGGATCGTCATTTTAGACGAATGCAAAAAACTTTATCCGACTCTTCCTGTGCTTATGATCTCCGGGCATGGAACGATCGAAATTGCGGTCTCGGCCACTAAAAAAGGAGCCGTTGATTTTTTGGAAAAACCACTTTCCATTGAAAAGGTACTCCAGGCGATCGAGAACGTAATCAAACCGGAGGGAAAATATTCCTCTATTAAATTAGAATATGATGAAATTCTGGGAAACTCTCCTGCGATTCAAAAAGTAAAGTTTGCGATTGCTCAGGCCGCTTCTACAAACGCTCGAGTTTTTATATACGGAGAAAACGGGACTGGAAAGGAACTCGTTGCTAGAACCATATTCAAAAATTCTAAACGAAAGGATTTGCCTTTTGTCGAAATGAACTGTGCCGCGATTCCGGAAGAACTCATCGAGTCCGAATTGTTCGGATTTACGAAAGGGGCTTTTACGGGGGCGACTGATTCCAGAATCGGAAAATTCGAAGCCGCCAACGGAGGGACTTTGTTTCTCGACGAAATTTGCGACATGTCCTTGTCGACACAGGCAAAGGTTTTGCGAATTCTCCAAGAACAAAGATTTGAAAAACTGGGAAGCACGGAAACGATCACGGTGGACGTTAGGATCATCGCCGCGACCAACATTCCAGTGGAAGAGGCGATCCGGGAAGGAAAGTTTAGAGAAGACTTATATTATCGATTGAATGTGATTCCGATTACGATTCCACCTCTTCGGGAAAGAACCTCCGATATCCCTTTGTTGGTGGACTATTATATTTCTAAAACTTTGGAAGAAAACAATCTATCTCCGAAGAAGATCGAATCCGAGGCTATTTCCATACTTCAAAATCATTTTTGGCCTGGAAATATTCGGGAATTGAAAAACGTTATGGAAAGGCTTTGTATCATGACAGTGGGATCTACGATTACCGCAAACGACACGAGAGATGCACTGAAAGGATTCAAAACGGCGAATGAGATGGTGGAGTTAGGGGATTTTCGAAAAGCTAAGGAAGAATTCGAAAGACAGTATATTATAAAGACGTTACAGACTAACGAAGGCAATGTGACTAGAACCTCCCGGGTTCTCGGAATAGAACGTTCTCATTTATACAGAAAGATGAAGTCGCTTAACATTTCTTCGGATCAGTACACGGATGGATAA
- a CDS encoding KH domain-containing protein: MEELLKYIVASLVEFPEEIVIREIEGEEQNIVELRVSPKDVGKVIGKNGRIAKSLRAILTAASVKAGKNFSLEIID, encoded by the coding sequence ATGGAAGAATTACTGAAGTACATTGTTGCTTCTCTCGTTGAATTTCCGGAAGAAATTGTAATTCGAGAAATCGAAGGAGAAGAACAAAACATCGTCGAACTTCGAGTTTCCCCGAAGGATGTGGGAAAAGTTATCGGTAAAAACGGTCGTATTGCAAAATCCCTGCGCGCAATTCTTACCGCGGCTTCCGTAAAAGCAGGCAAAAACTTCTCTCTAGAGATCATTGACTGA
- the rpe gene encoding ribulose-phosphate 3-epimerase, with protein sequence MKISASILATKLTELGETVPHYDPNAIDLMHMDVMDGNFVPQISFGEALSKEVKALTSIPLDVHLMVSKPENHVSKYYELNPYCITFHIETTNFPVRLAQEIKSHGTKVGISLNPGTSVSALENVLPYVDLILLMTVEPGFYGQKFIANGMEKIRKAKELIRTRPIELEVDGGVNDTNIQELGKNGVDIVVVGAGLYKTGKPVDNARNLKSLAKGEK encoded by the coding sequence TTGAAGATTTCCGCATCCATTCTAGCGACAAAGCTGACCGAACTAGGAGAAACCGTTCCTCACTACGATCCGAATGCGATTGACCTGATGCACATGGACGTAATGGACGGAAATTTTGTTCCTCAGATCAGTTTCGGAGAAGCGCTCAGCAAAGAAGTTAAAGCTCTTACATCAATTCCGTTGGACGTACATCTGATGGTTTCCAAACCGGAAAATCACGTTTCTAAATATTATGAACTGAATCCTTATTGCATCACATTTCACATTGAAACCACCAACTTTCCAGTGCGGCTTGCTCAGGAAATAAAAAGTCACGGAACAAAAGTGGGAATTTCGCTAAATCCGGGGACTTCCGTTTCCGCTCTGGAAAACGTCCTTCCTTATGTGGATCTGATTCTTTTGATGACGGTCGAACCGGGTTTTTACGGACAAAAATTCATTGCAAATGGAATGGAAAAAATCCGGAAAGCAAAAGAGTTGATCCGTACCAGACCGATCGAACTCGAAGTGGACGGAGGAGTCAACGATACCAACATCCAAGAACTGGGGAAGAATGGAGTGGATATCGTGGTTGTCGGAGCTGGACTTTATAAGACAGGAAAACCCGTGGATAATGCGAGAAATCTGAAGTCCTTAGCAAAAGGGGAAAAATGA
- the trmD gene encoding tRNA (guanosine(37)-N1)-methyltransferase TrmD has translation MKFNFITLFPEKIQSYFSEGLQQKAIESGVFSINTVHLRDFSGNKHNRVDDTIYGGGPGMLLRVEPIHKALLSLGENKGVVILTSPSGIPFHQGIASKLKEAGKPLTFISGYYEGVDHRVAEHLVDMEMSLGNYVLSAGDLASICIADAVSRLLPGFLGAGESLLDESHNHPDVLEYPQFTKPSEYNGWKVPEVLLSGNHASILAWREQNRKKIDFDQERKL, from the coding sequence ATGAAGTTTAATTTCATCACACTCTTTCCGGAAAAGATCCAATCTTATTTCTCGGAAGGGCTCCAACAAAAGGCGATTGAATCCGGAGTGTTTTCTATAAACACAGTTCACCTAAGGGATTTTTCTGGAAACAAACACAATCGAGTGGATGATACGATTTACGGAGGGGGACCGGGGATGCTTCTTCGAGTAGAACCGATTCACAAGGCGCTTTTATCCTTGGGGGAAAATAAGGGAGTTGTTATTTTAACCTCTCCGTCAGGAATTCCATTTCATCAAGGAATCGCTAGCAAATTGAAAGAAGCCGGAAAACCTCTAACATTCATTTCAGGTTATTACGAAGGTGTGGATCACCGCGTTGCGGAACATCTAGTTGACATGGAAATGTCCCTTGGAAATTATGTATTATCTGCTGGGGATTTAGCCAGTATTTGTATAGCAGATGCTGTGTCCAGGCTTTTGCCAGGTTTTTTAGGGGCAGGGGAAAGCCTTCTGGATGAGTCTCATAACCATCCGGACGTTTTGGAATATCCGCAGTTCACAAAACCCTCGGAATACAATGGATGGAAAGTTCCTGAAGTGCTACTTAGCGGTAATCACGCTTCGATTTTAGCGTGGAGGGAACAAAATAGAAAAAAGATCGATTTTGATCAAGAGAGGAAATTATGA
- the rpsP gene encoding 30S ribosomal protein S16 yields the protein MVKLRLQRTGTKHDPHYRIVAANSRAPRDGKFVDIVGHYHPAQIKEQTTFHKEKILTWLKNGAQPTGTVLNLFKNAGIWAEYKTALKK from the coding sequence TTGGTAAAGCTTAGATTACAAAGAACTGGAACCAAACACGATCCTCATTATAGAATTGTTGCAGCTAATAGCAGAGCGCCTAGAGACGGAAAATTTGTAGATATCGTAGGCCATTACCATCCGGCTCAGATTAAAGAACAGACTACCTTTCATAAGGAAAAAATTCTTACCTGGCTGAAAAATGGGGCTCAACCGACCGGAACCGTTCTGAACCTGTTTAAGAACGCGGGAATCTGGGCGGAATATAAAACCGCTCTTAAAAAGTAA
- the priA gene encoding replication restart helicase PriA encodes MIYYAEVAFDLPIEEDTFTYEVPPNTQIGVRVLAKLRNREEEGIIVSIHQNEPSYKVLPVVKIIDKTPIVLREQIDLAYWMKDQYIASLGECIYKMIPAGRRQVKLEAFPSDSEGKPVTLNEEQEVAYQNILSTFGRTAVHLLFGITGSGKTEIYIHLIQKALETPNRSVILLVPEISLTFHIIRKLELIFPGQLAVLHSALKISEKFKAYNELLSGKKRIAVGTRSAVFAPVSNLGLVIIDEDHDSSFKEHSSPRYHSRQVAMQRCKTNNAVLVMGTATPSLEIYHLAKEKKIYLHTLTKRPEGVLPPTVRIVENQKESNVISSELSFEIKRRLAKKEQVILLLNRRGYSPLIHSPSTSSYVPCPNCTTNLCYHKKGTAICHLCGHTENLDSLEKRMGERFTLKGTGTQKLEENLLEAFPKARVERLDQDSIQDRSLLNEVLSRLLEGEIDILTGTQMIAKGLDASQVTLVGVLNAGIGLGLPDFRANERVFSLLTQVAGRAGRSKLKGEVIIETNVPDHPVIQMATSQNYIQFYESEIPVRKELFYPPFSRLVRIVSRSKDEKISLETIELVFGVLKKFFPSKDTILLGPAPCPFYRIDSNFRNHIILKTTSLGDWREIFKKEIRPLKLSKKVYLEIDFDPLDLV; translated from the coding sequence TTGATCTATTACGCCGAAGTTGCGTTTGATCTTCCGATCGAAGAAGATACGTTTACATACGAAGTTCCTCCGAACACACAAATCGGAGTCCGCGTTTTGGCAAAACTCAGAAACAGGGAAGAAGAGGGAATTATCGTCTCGATTCATCAAAACGAACCGAGTTATAAGGTTTTGCCGGTGGTGAAAATCATAGATAAAACTCCGATTGTCCTCAGGGAACAAATCGATCTTGCATACTGGATGAAGGATCAATACATCGCGTCTCTCGGAGAGTGTATCTATAAGATGATTCCCGCGGGAAGAAGACAGGTTAAACTAGAGGCGTTTCCTTCGGATTCGGAAGGCAAACCCGTAACGTTAAACGAAGAACAGGAAGTCGCTTATCAAAATATTCTTTCCACCTTCGGACGAACTGCGGTTCATCTTCTATTCGGAATCACAGGTTCCGGTAAAACCGAAATTTACATACACCTCATTCAAAAAGCGCTCGAAACTCCGAATCGTTCCGTGATTCTACTGGTCCCTGAAATCAGTTTAACGTTTCATATTATCCGAAAGTTGGAGCTTATCTTCCCGGGACAACTGGCTGTGCTTCATTCCGCACTCAAGATCTCCGAGAAATTCAAGGCATACAACGAACTTTTAAGCGGTAAAAAAAGAATCGCGGTCGGAACGAGAAGCGCGGTTTTCGCCCCGGTTTCGAATCTCGGCCTTGTCATCATCGACGAAGATCATGATTCTTCGTTTAAGGAACATTCCAGTCCGAGATATCACTCGCGCCAAGTTGCGATGCAAAGGTGCAAAACCAACAACGCGGTTCTTGTGATGGGAACTGCGACTCCCTCTTTGGAAATCTATCATCTCGCCAAGGAAAAAAAAATCTATCTGCATACTCTCACGAAAAGACCGGAAGGGGTTTTGCCTCCGACCGTTCGTATCGTGGAAAATCAAAAAGAGTCTAACGTTATTAGTTCCGAGCTTTCTTTCGAGATCAAACGAAGACTGGCTAAAAAAGAACAGGTAATTCTTCTTTTGAACAGAAGAGGGTATAGTCCTTTAATTCACTCTCCTTCAACTTCTTCCTACGTTCCTTGTCCGAATTGTACAACCAATCTTTGTTATCATAAAAAAGGGACTGCGATCTGCCACCTCTGCGGCCATACCGAAAATTTGGATTCCTTGGAAAAAAGAATGGGGGAACGATTTACTCTGAAAGGAACCGGAACCCAAAAATTGGAAGAGAATCTTTTAGAAGCGTTTCCCAAAGCGAGAGTGGAACGTTTGGATCAGGATTCCATTCAGGACCGGAGTTTGTTAAACGAAGTACTTTCCCGATTACTTGAGGGAGAAATCGACATTCTCACCGGGACACAGATGATCGCAAAAGGTCTCGACGCGTCGCAGGTCACGTTAGTCGGCGTTTTAAACGCCGGGATCGGCCTCGGGCTTCCGGACTTTCGCGCGAACGAAAGGGTTTTTTCGCTTTTGACTCAGGTCGCGGGAAGGGCGGGTCGATCGAAACTAAAAGGAGAAGTGATCATTGAAACGAATGTTCCCGATCATCCGGTGATCCAGATGGCGACAAGTCAAAACTACATTCAATTTTATGAATCTGAAATTCCGGTAAGAAAAGAACTCTTTTATCCTCCCTTTTCCAGACTTGTACGAATCGTTTCCAGATCCAAAGACGAAAAGATTTCTTTGGAAACGATCGAACTGGTATTCGGGGTTTTAAAAAAATTCTTTCCATCCAAGGATACGATTCTGCTCGGCCCCGCGCCTTGTCCTTTTTATAGGATCGATTCCAACTTTAGGAATCATATCATTCTTAAAACTACTTCTCTGGGCGATTGGAGGGAAATTTTTAAAAAAGAGATTCGTCCTCTGAAACTTTCGAAAAAAGTGTATTTAGAAATCGACTTCGATCCTTTGGATCTGGTGTAA
- the fmt gene encoding methionyl-tRNA formyltransferase yields MKIGYFGTPEHSAKLLQALIDSKLAEVLFVVTNPDRPKGRSKTPEAGPVKKIALERHIPVFQYESIKREKEKALSDFGSFPADLYVVFAYGSILPKEVYERPPLSSINLHGSLLPDLRGASPVQTALWKGYSTSGITIQYIGEKMDEGDILLSLEIDIVPEDNTGTLMNKITDAGIESVLKLLRTYDGKPFPAVPQDHGKATYCGKIKSEDRILDWSLGAEELHNRIRALYPDAIATTRFREKRMGILKTRLSSLPVESNPGPGKLKRLDKKGLLTQCGDGRFLEILELQPENKNRMSASDFLNGFRIQEGETFG; encoded by the coding sequence ATGAAAATCGGATACTTTGGAACCCCGGAACATTCCGCAAAACTTTTACAAGCGTTGATCGATTCTAAACTTGCTGAAGTTTTGTTTGTCGTCACTAATCCCGATCGTCCTAAAGGAAGAAGTAAAACTCCCGAAGCCGGTCCAGTAAAAAAAATCGCGCTCGAACGCCATATTCCCGTATTTCAATACGAATCCATTAAAAGGGAAAAAGAAAAAGCCCTTTCTGATTTCGGTTCTTTCCCTGCGGATCTCTATGTGGTCTTTGCCTACGGCTCCATTCTTCCCAAAGAGGTGTACGAGCGCCCTCCTTTGTCTTCCATCAACTTACACGGATCTTTGTTGCCGGATTTACGTGGAGCTTCCCCCGTTCAAACCGCACTTTGGAAAGGTTACAGCACATCCGGGATTACGATTCAATACATCGGGGAAAAAATGGACGAAGGTGATATTCTTTTGTCTCTGGAAATCGATATCGTCCCGGAAGATAATACGGGAACTTTGATGAATAAGATCACAGACGCAGGAATCGAATCGGTTCTTAAGTTATTGAGGACATACGATGGGAAACCGTTTCCTGCCGTTCCTCAAGATCACGGTAAGGCAACGTATTGCGGAAAAATCAAATCGGAAGATAGAATTTTAGATTGGTCTCTCGGAGCAGAGGAACTGCACAATCGAATCCGAGCCTTATATCCGGATGCGATTGCAACGACTCGGTTTCGGGAAAAAAGAATGGGTATTCTGAAAACAAGGCTTTCTTCCTTGCCCGTCGAATCGAATCCAGGGCCTGGCAAATTGAAACGGTTGGACAAAAAAGGCCTTCTTACGCAGTGTGGTGATGGTAGATTTCTGGAAATTCTGGAATTACAACCGGAAAATAAAAACAGGATGTCTGCATCCGATTTTCTCAACGGTTTCAGAATCCAGGAAGGGGAAACATTCGGGTGA
- a CDS encoding ribonuclease HII, with amino-acid sequence MPESFFTHFEPEEYRFYSESIPCGIDEAGRGPYAGPLSVALVSFSQNTLNQILEGKILKGLTDSKKLSERKRETLYPEILKTAQISHRTFLSPNYIDREGINRAVLEGIRKCTKMAIRSVSSALPLQLLIDGNYNFNRYPEWNYFKNRSSFYTKGDLRIVSIAAASILAKVGRDRYMTSISKKYPDYRFDQHKGYGTKLHEELILRHGLSDIHRRSFTGKFLQ; translated from the coding sequence TTGCCGGAGTCGTTTTTCACTCATTTTGAACCGGAAGAATACCGGTTCTATTCAGAATCGATTCCTTGTGGAATCGACGAAGCCGGAAGAGGTCCTTATGCGGGACCTCTTTCTGTTGCATTGGTCTCTTTTTCTCAAAATACGCTGAACCAAATCCTGGAAGGAAAGATTCTCAAAGGATTAACTGATTCTAAAAAACTTTCCGAGAGAAAAAGAGAAACACTCTATCCGGAAATTCTAAAAACCGCACAAATTTCGCACCGAACCTTCCTAAGCCCGAATTATATCGACCGGGAAGGGATCAATCGAGCCGTACTAGAAGGAATTCGAAAATGCACTAAAATGGCGATTCGATCTGTTTCATCCGCTCTTCCTCTGCAACTTTTAATCGACGGAAACTATAACTTCAATCGTTATCCAGAGTGGAATTATTTTAAGAATCGTTCCTCTTTTTATACGAAGGGAGATCTTAGAATCGTGAGTATTGCGGCCGCCTCCATTTTAGCAAAAGTCGGTCGGGACCGCTACATGACTTCCATCTCCAAAAAATACCCAGATTATCGATTTGATCAACATAAAGGATACGGAACAAAACTGCACGAAGAACTGATTCTCCGGCACGGTCTTTCCGATATTCATAGAAGAAGTTTTACTGGAAAATTTCTACAGTAA
- the rimM gene encoding ribosome maturation factor RimM (Essential for efficient processing of 16S rRNA) — MTEGWISLGQLGKPFGIKGWLRFNVQESVLTEVKLPVRLKLGKPDPNFPEKEITLLEIRPHSGKFVVRFEGITTPEEAEKWVGGILFLPQSLLPKIKTKNEFYVRDLVGLQAIDESGKSLNWKLTDIQDNPAHPILVFSKPEGEEILIPFLHVFVGELNLEKKTIVLIRSELWNEV, encoded by the coding sequence TTGACTGAAGGGTGGATTTCCCTTGGTCAATTGGGCAAACCCTTTGGAATCAAAGGATGGCTTCGTTTTAACGTTCAAGAGTCTGTTCTCACAGAGGTCAAACTTCCAGTTCGATTAAAGCTGGGTAAACCCGATCCCAATTTTCCCGAAAAAGAAATTACTCTTTTAGAAATCCGTCCACACAGCGGAAAGTTCGTCGTTCGTTTTGAAGGAATTACCACTCCCGAAGAAGCGGAAAAGTGGGTTGGAGGAATTCTTTTTCTGCCTCAAAGCCTTCTTCCTAAAATCAAAACTAAAAACGAATTTTATGTCAGAGATCTTGTAGGCTTACAAGCAATCGATGAATCCGGAAAGAGCCTGAATTGGAAACTGACGGATATACAAGACAACCCTGCACATCCGATTCTTGTCTTTTCAAAACCGGAAGGGGAGGAAATTCTCATCCCCTTTTTACACGTTTTTGTGGGAGAACTAAATCTGGAAAAAAAGACAATCGTATTGATACGATCGGAGCTTTGGAATGAAGTTTAA